One part of the Nematostella vectensis chromosome 8, jaNemVect1.1, whole genome shotgun sequence genome encodes these proteins:
- the LOC5515347 gene encoding probable sodium/metabolite cotransporter BASS4, chloroplastic — MADSIENNDQLLRTNNSQPDVPNRPTRFQRIRQLALKNFLPLGLVFLVGFGILVPAPGVFLSEFPTHYICIVGIFLHSGLKLRTGEIRDTIRAYKALIYQILVIMLLTPIIGVKLTELLPFGREALLSSRSSSTNDGINRTSKMGMNESGRTSQKNAVLGPAEFKTGIELYLIVPCTISAGVVLVSQAGGNATLALVTTIVCNLMAVFTLPVTMKWLMSFEGVKLDAINLLVKLLLTVLLPLVVGKGLRYIPKVKSFVKRFTNCLKLLSVALLIMIPWMKVSNSSDQGAFNSLYIPSVFAILTWGVGLHVVFMGFNLVVSLVLKFDPPTCKCIVILASQKSLVVMVTVLSLLPFSSAAQGLMALPAIIIHLGVLVLDAFVVTWWHNRDERRKKEQNDIVLETLEQKEEPLDQQAVLYESHL; from the exons atggcggactcTATAGAAAACAATGATCAGCTTCTTCGAACAAATAATTCACAGCCTGACGTCCCAAATAGACCAACACGTTTCCAAAGAATCCGGCAACTTGCGTTGAAGAACTTTTTGCCATTAGGACTCGTATTTCTTGTAGGATTTGGTATTTTAGTTCCGGCGCCCGGTGTGTTCTTGAGCGAATTCCCAACACACTATATTTGCATCGTGGGAATATTTTTACATAGCGGACTCAAGCTTCGTACAGGCGAGATCAGGGACACTATAAGAGCTTATAAGGCTTTAATATATCAGATCCTTGTAATAATGCTATTAACACCCATAATTGGAGTCAAACTAACTGAGCTTTTGCCGTTTGGACGTGAGGCCCTATTGTCATCAagatcatcatcaacaaatgATGGCATCAACAGAACAAGTAAGATGGGCATGAATGAAAGTGGAAGAACAAGCCAGAAGAATGCTGTTCTTGGGCCGGCTGAGTTTAAAACGGGAATAGAACTGTATCTAATTGTCCCTTGCACCATCTCGGCAGGGGTTGTCCTG GTTTCACAAGCTGGGGGAAACGCCACCTTGGCTCTTGTTACAACAATCGTCTGCAATCTTATGGCAGTGTTCACGTTACCCGTGACGATGAAGTGGCTAATGTCTTTCGAAGGTGTGAAGCTTGATGCCATTAATCTTCTGGTCAAACTCCTTCTCACAGTACTCCTACCTCTTGTG GTTGGCAAAGGCTTGAGGTATATCCCCAAGGTCAAGTCTTTTGTGAAGAGATTTACCAACTGCTTGAAACTCCTCAGTGTAGCATTACTGATCATGATTCCTTGGATGAAAGTGAGCAACTCAAGTGACCAGGGAGCATTTAACTCGCTGTACATTCCCTCAGTATTTGCCATCCTGACATGGGGTGTCGGCCTGCATGTCGTCTTCATGGGGTTTAACCTTGTGGTGTCGCTTGTACTCAAGTTTGACCCTCCCACATGTAAATGTATTGTCATACTTGCGAGTCAGAAATCTCTAGTTGTCATGGTAACTGTTCTATCTCTGCTGCCATTTTCAAGTGCAGCACAAGGGCTGATGGCACTGCCAGCGATTATAATCCACTTGGGGGTATTAGTGTTAGATGCTTTTGTAGTCACATGGTGGCACAATAGAGATGAAAGGAGGAAGAAAGAGCAGAACGATATTGTCTTAGAGACTTTAGAACAGAAAGAGGAGCCATTAGATCAACAGGCTGTATTGTACGAGTCACACTTGTGA
- the LOC5515348 gene encoding 60S ribosomal protein L28: MSSDLQWSIIRNNSCFLVRSQGKTLTKEPNNVTGLNAFKYNGLVNKKVVGVDAAPSGKGVVITTRKNKAANKPGKIMNKITISRDSRRTLKTIEGVCDKNYYRMDLKDPAMRRACAILRSQKPTAGVQKKRSRRKRN; encoded by the exons ATGTCGTCTGATCTGCAGTGGTCAATCATCAGAAACAATAGCTGTTTCTTGGTCAGGAGCCAGGGAAAGACCCTCACCAAG GAGCCCAACAATGTCACTGGCCTAAATGCCTTCAAGTACAATGGCCTTGTCAATAAAAAG gttgttggtgttgatgcCGCCCCCAGTGGAAAGGGTGTGGTTATCACTACTCGCAAGAACAAGG CTGCCAACAAGCCAGGCAAAATCATGAACAAGATCACCATCAGTCGTGACTCTCGTCGCACTCTCAAGACCATTGAGGGTGTGTGTGACAAGAACTACTACCGCATGGACCTCAAAGACCCTGCCATGCGTCGTGCCTGTGCTATCTTGCGTAGCCAGAAGCCCACTGCAGGGGTCCAGAAGAAGCGATCCCGCAGAAAGCGTAACTAG